From the genome of Rhizophagus irregularis chromosome 29, complete sequence, one region includes:
- a CDS encoding uncharacterized protein (SECRETED:cutsite_THA-TA; SECRETED:prob_0.7055); SECRETED:SignalP(1-25), with protein MRIHTLKSLFIVLIILVVNSFYTHATAIVARQQQQVECKCAFDYIHKSNTVTENIPANSINTHLTITCNSKTVSTEVTEYALWKVVDGKFVNMEGYGLRKLGPGYYSLHADPSECYNAPKEGLIGAAIAYFTIYSNNPDIVITKQIDGSCFTKERVVVNCPPTV; from the coding sequence ATGAGAATCCATACTTTGAAGAGTCTCTTTATAGTCCTTATAATCTTGGTTGTAAACAGTTTTTATACTCATGCTACAGCTATTGTGGCTCGACAACAACAGCAAGTTGAATGCAAATGCGCTTTTGATTATATTCACAAGTCAAATACAGTTACGGAAAATATACCTGCAAATAGTATTAACACGCATTTAACTATTACCTGCAATTCAAAGACTGTATCAACCGAAGTTACCGAGTATGCATTATGGAAAGTAGTTGATggtaaatttgttaatatggAGGGTTATGGACTAAGAAAATTAGGTCCCGGTTACTATTCACTCCATGCAGACCCTTCAGAATGCTATAATGCACCTAAAGAAGGATTAATTGGTGCCGCCATAgcatattttactatttactCAAATAATCCGGATATAGTGATTACAAAACAAATAGATGGTTCATGTTTTACTAAAGAAAGAGTCGTAGTTAACTGTCCTCCAACAGTTTAG